The Malus sylvestris chromosome 3, drMalSylv7.2, whole genome shotgun sequence genomic sequence TTTCAATTTGAACACTCGCGTCCCGATGATGACAAACCATTGGAAGTAAAGCGTCAAGTTCTGTTGGATACTCTTCGGCGCAACAAAGATTTGCGCAGACAAGTTCTTTTTGGAGAGATCACGCCAGAGATGTTGCTCAACATGCCCATAGCCGAACTGCGGCAGAAGTACCCAGCAAACTCACGGCAAATCTTGCTGCCTCCTTCCCGAGGTGATTGATTCGGCCCCAAtctctctccctttttttttctttttaattttgattttaacGTTTGGCTTTGTTTTCTGAAACTGTCAAAACAGAGCGGCGTGTTATAAGGCTTTGTATTGCCGGTGGTTTGTCCAAGGTGTCTGAGGAAGTTGATGAAGGATATATGGATTCTGTCAATGCATCTGACCCTTCTAAAGTTGCTGCTCAAGTGGAGGCTGCGCTGTTTAAGCACTGGGGTCCCGATGAAACGATGGAACCAGTGGCTTATAGGTATTCACTTCTAATAACTCTTATTAACATCCCTTGGAACAAAGATTTGCGCAGACAAGTTCTTCTTGGGGAGATCACGCCAGAGATGTTGGCCAACATGTCCCTAGCCGAAATGCAACAGTTGAACACGTGGCCGGAGGACGACCCTGTTATCTTGATATAAAACGACTGATCAAGCCCCTGGAATTAAGGCTGTTGTTCTGGTAGGAAGTCTCTTCTTGGAGCTAGCTCTGTGTGCTTCTTTCGTGGTTGTTTTCCTCGCACTTGGTCAGACAAATGTTTCGTCTTCTGAGTATTTTGTTGTCCCTAGTATAGTATAAATTTCGCAATTATGCTTTATCAAGTGTTGTTCTACTTTGCGTGTAAGGACATTATATatgcgtgtgtgtgttgtgAAATTTGGCAAATGGGACCTGTTTTAGTGGAAATTGAGATTCGGGGGTTTTGCTTGTGCTTTTCTCTTTGTGGCGCAATTTTGTTTCGTTAAAGATATGAGTCAGTTTCCTAAACGTTTTCGACAATCATTTAGTTAGTACTCACCCATAACTTTTACTTAACCTTTTGTAAAGAGGAGCATATTAATTTGTGATACCTCGTCCGCGTATTTCTGTTTCATAGCCACTTGTTCTTCATACTTGTTATGCAGCCAAGAGCATTCTTGTATATAGCAACAAGAAAAGACCCCCAAATCCTTTTTTGTTTACAATCGACATATAATGTTACCATTTCCTGACCATAACGATGTCCATTGAAAACATGTAGCTCTTCATGGTTCTGAATGGTAACAAACCTTCATTGCGTTTGTGCTATTAATTAtagataatgctagggagattaaatttgtagacaattttggaaactaatggacatgaaagttgattattggtttattacttaagcgttaataaacgtgctcatttttattggtgacacacaaatttagtctccctaatatTACCGATTAATTATAGTACATGTGATTGTGTTGTATTACTTGCAAGGCAAGTATGCCTGCTTGGAGATCAAATGAATAGACTAACTATAGTTTAACAGTTACTTTAGACTAAATTTCTTTTTCTAAGACGACtatgtatattttaaattgctCTACTCGAATAATGGTGCACCAAAACATATAAAGCGACTTCATTAAAAATCGGAAACTGATAGATTACAAACCG encodes the following:
- the LOC126614524 gene encoding transcription elongation factor TFIIS-like, whose translation is MASGSRADAKPCIPFPIPKNRSIAQVTAGLVDIPIERDETPAQFTPAPVSLGTVTTEGRDRIRDCIARALSLLSEEDYERYKVSFKASNPSKVAAQVEAALFQFEHSRPDDDKPLEVKRQVLLDTLRRNKDLRRQVLFGEITPEMLLNMPIAELRQKYPANSRQILLPPSRERRVIRLCIAGGLSKVSEEVDEGYMDSVNASDPSKVAAQVEAALFKHWGPDETMEPVAYRYSLLITLINIPWNKDLRRQVLLGEITPEMLANMSLAEMQQLNTWPEDDPVILI